The proteins below are encoded in one region of Streptomyces ficellus:
- a CDS encoding NAD(P)/FAD-dependent oxidoreductase: protein MSTVNGGISFWYAQEGTPVPREPLPGDTTADVCVIGGGYTGLWTAYYLKKAVPFLNIIVLEQKFCGYGASGRNGGWLYNGIAGRGRYARAHGHEAAVRLQQAMNDTVTEVVRTASDEGIDADVHQGGVLEVAHTPAQLARLRAFHSVEVAFGEKDRELYGARETAERVRVTGAVGSSWTPHGARIHPVKLVKGLAATVEALGVTIHESTPVTEIRPKHAVTPYGTVRAPYVLRCTEGFTASIKGHKRTWLPMNSSMIVTDPLPQDLWDAIGWAGRETLGDMAHAYVYAQRTADDRIAIGGRGVPYRFGSRTDNDGRTQQATVDALREVLVRFFPRLAGTPVAHAWSGVLGVPRDWCATVTLDRSTGLGWAGGYVGSGVATANLAARTLRDLIQQDSGQGGPTDLTTLPWVNHKVRRWEPEPLRWLGVHALYAAYRTADRREATTHTPTTDRVATLADRVSGRH from the coding sequence ATGAGCACCGTCAACGGCGGCATATCGTTCTGGTACGCGCAGGAGGGCACCCCGGTTCCCCGGGAGCCCCTCCCCGGCGACACCACCGCCGACGTCTGCGTCATCGGAGGCGGTTACACCGGCCTGTGGACCGCGTACTACCTGAAGAAGGCCGTTCCCTTCCTCAACATCATCGTCCTGGAGCAGAAGTTCTGCGGCTACGGCGCTTCCGGCCGGAACGGTGGCTGGCTCTACAACGGCATCGCGGGGCGCGGCCGTTACGCCAGGGCGCACGGGCACGAGGCGGCCGTGCGCCTCCAGCAGGCCATGAACGACACGGTCACCGAGGTCGTCAGGACCGCGTCCGACGAGGGCATCGACGCCGACGTCCACCAGGGCGGCGTCCTGGAAGTCGCCCATACGCCCGCCCAGTTGGCGCGCCTCAGGGCGTTCCACTCCGTCGAGGTCGCCTTCGGGGAGAAGGACCGCGAACTGTACGGGGCCCGGGAGACCGCCGAGCGCGTCCGGGTCACCGGCGCCGTGGGTTCCTCGTGGACGCCGCACGGCGCCCGCATCCACCCGGTCAAGCTGGTGAAGGGCCTCGCCGCCACGGTCGAGGCGCTGGGCGTCACGATCCACGAGTCGACGCCGGTCACGGAGATCAGGCCCAAGCACGCCGTCACCCCGTACGGCACGGTCCGCGCGCCGTACGTCCTGCGCTGCACCGAGGGGTTCACCGCGAGCATCAAGGGCCACAAGCGCACCTGGCTCCCCATGAACTCCTCCATGATCGTCACCGATCCGCTCCCTCAGGACCTCTGGGACGCCATCGGCTGGGCCGGCCGCGAGACCCTCGGCGACATGGCCCACGCCTACGTGTACGCCCAGCGCACGGCCGACGACCGCATCGCCATCGGCGGCCGTGGCGTCCCGTACCGCTTCGGCTCGCGCACCGACAACGACGGCCGCACCCAGCAGGCCACCGTGGACGCCCTCCGCGAGGTCCTCGTCCGCTTCTTCCCCCGCCTCGCCGGCACGCCCGTCGCCCACGCCTGGTCCGGCGTGCTGGGCGTCCCTCGCGACTGGTGCGCCACGGTCACCCTCGACCGCTCGACGGGTCTCGGCTGGGCCGGCGGCTACGTCGGCTCGGGCGTCGCCACCGCCAACCTCGCCGCCCGCACCCTGCGCGACCTGATCCAGCAGGACTCGGGCCAGGGCGGCCCCACCGACCTGACGACCCTCCCCTGGGTCAACCACAAGGTGCGCCGCTGGGAACCCGAACCCCTGCGCTGGCTCGGCGTCCACGCCCTCTACGCCGCCTACCGCACCGCCGACCGCCGCGAGGCCACCACCCACACCCCCACCACGGACCGCGTCGCCACCCTCGCCGACCGCGTCTCCGGCCGCCACTGA
- a CDS encoding aminoglycoside phosphotransferase family protein, whose translation MGCAVIEVPAELARIQSEINGAEGREFVTALPGRAERFLEEWELRRTGPAMHGWSALVLPVVAHDGTPAALKLQLLDEESEGEAPALRAWNGDGAVRLLADDPATGTLLLERLDENRHLSAVADAREATRILAELMARLVSVPAPAGLRRLGDVAARMLEDVDGAVRALEREEDRRLLRDCAAAVREVAGEPGDRLLHWDLHFDNVLASDREPWLAIDPKPLAGDPGFELLPSLFNRFDPGDVLWRFDLLADVLGLDRERAAAWTLGRVLQDSLWDVEDGETVLEGERVVVARLLLGR comes from the coding sequence ATGGGGTGCGCGGTGATCGAGGTCCCGGCGGAGCTGGCGAGGATCCAGAGCGAGATCAACGGTGCGGAGGGCCGGGAGTTCGTCACGGCGCTGCCGGGACGGGCGGAGCGGTTCCTGGAGGAGTGGGAGCTGCGGCGCACCGGGCCGGCGATGCACGGATGGTCGGCGCTGGTGCTTCCGGTCGTGGCACACGACGGTACGCCCGCCGCGCTGAAGCTGCAGCTGCTGGACGAGGAGAGCGAGGGCGAGGCACCCGCGCTGCGCGCCTGGAACGGCGACGGCGCGGTACGGCTCCTCGCGGACGACCCCGCGACGGGGACCCTGCTGCTGGAGCGGCTGGACGAGAACCGGCACCTGTCGGCGGTGGCGGACGCGCGCGAGGCCACGCGGATCCTCGCGGAGCTGATGGCGCGGTTGGTGTCCGTGCCGGCTCCGGCCGGGCTGCGGCGCCTGGGGGACGTCGCGGCGCGGATGCTGGAGGACGTGGACGGTGCGGTGCGGGCACTGGAGCGGGAGGAAGACCGTCGGCTGCTCCGGGACTGCGCGGCGGCCGTCCGGGAAGTGGCCGGCGAGCCCGGGGACCGGCTGCTGCACTGGGACCTGCACTTCGACAACGTCCTGGCGTCGGACCGGGAACCGTGGCTCGCGATCGACCCCAAGCCGCTGGCGGGCGACCCCGGCTTCGAGCTGCTGCCGTCACTGTTCAACCGGTTCGACCCGGGCGACGTGCTGTGGCGCTTCGACCTGCTCGCGGACGTACTGGGACTGGACCGGGAGCGGGCCGCCGCGTGGACGCTGGGGCGGGTGCTGCAGGACTCCCTGTGGGACGTGGAGGACGGGGAGACCGTCCTGGAGGGGGAGCGGGTGGTGGTGGCCCGGCTGCTGCTGGGGCGGTAA
- a CDS encoding GNAT family N-acetyltransferase: MIRSAVVDDVPALYAMVRELAEYEKALDEVRATEEQLREALFGERPAAFAHIAETEDGQVAGFALWFLNFSTWRGVHGIYLEDLYVRPELRGGGHGKALLRELARICVERGYERLEWSVLNWNAPSIAFYESLGARPQDEWTVYRLTDGALERLGS, translated from the coding sequence ATGATTCGTAGCGCTGTGGTGGATGACGTTCCGGCCCTCTACGCGATGGTCCGCGAACTCGCCGAGTACGAGAAGGCCCTCGACGAGGTACGGGCGACCGAGGAACAACTGCGGGAAGCGCTGTTCGGCGAGCGGCCGGCCGCCTTCGCGCACATCGCCGAGACGGAGGACGGCCAGGTCGCGGGCTTCGCGCTGTGGTTCCTGAACTTCTCCACCTGGCGCGGGGTGCACGGCATCTACCTGGAAGACCTGTACGTACGGCCCGAGCTGCGCGGCGGCGGGCACGGCAAGGCGCTGCTGCGGGAGCTTGCGCGGATCTGCGTGGAGCGCGGCTACGAGCGGCTGGAGTGGTCCGTACTGAACTGGAACGCCCCGTCGATCGCCTTCTACGAGTCGCTGGGCGCGCGGCCGCAGGACGAGTGGACGGTGTACCGGCTGACCGACGGGGCGCTGGAGCGCCTGGGCTCTTGA
- a CDS encoding zinc-binding dehydrogenase → MHAIRLHAFGPAENLTYEETPDPTPAPGQVRIAVTAAGVHLLDTALREGEPGPFPVPPELPTVPGREVAGTVDALGEGTDPSWLGKRVVAHLGMVPGGYAELAVTDAARLHEIPPALDDAEAVAMIGTGRTTLGIVQFTDLGPDGVAVVTAAAGGIGTLLVQYAKNAGATVIGLAGGPEKTARVRANGADLAVDYNRPDWPDQVRAHLGDRKATVVFDGVGGTAGRAAVDLLGKGGQHVVYGWSGQGLRDGEPLTFTDAERAELAERGITSEPVLGPVMLRKAGGDVRTLELRALDEAATGRLRPAVQRFPLADAAAAHRALETRATMGKVVLVPGLVPGLVP, encoded by the coding sequence ATGCACGCGATCCGCCTCCACGCCTTCGGCCCCGCCGAGAACCTCACGTACGAGGAGACGCCCGACCCCACTCCCGCTCCCGGCCAGGTCCGCATCGCGGTCACCGCCGCGGGCGTGCACCTCCTCGACACCGCGCTGCGCGAGGGCGAGCCCGGCCCGTTCCCCGTACCGCCCGAGCTGCCCACCGTGCCCGGTCGCGAGGTCGCCGGCACGGTGGACGCCCTCGGCGAGGGCACCGACCCCTCCTGGCTCGGCAAGCGCGTCGTCGCCCACCTCGGCATGGTCCCCGGCGGCTACGCCGAACTGGCCGTCACCGACGCCGCCCGGCTCCACGAGATCCCGCCCGCCCTCGACGACGCCGAAGCCGTCGCCATGATCGGCACCGGACGCACCACCCTGGGCATCGTCCAGTTCACCGACCTCGGCCCGGACGGCGTCGCCGTGGTCACCGCCGCCGCCGGCGGCATCGGCACCCTCCTCGTCCAGTACGCCAAGAACGCCGGCGCCACCGTCATCGGCCTCGCCGGCGGCCCCGAGAAGACCGCCCGCGTCCGGGCCAACGGCGCCGACCTCGCCGTCGACTACAACCGCCCCGACTGGCCGGACCAGGTCCGCGCCCACCTCGGCGACCGGAAAGCCACCGTCGTCTTCGACGGCGTCGGCGGCACCGCCGGCCGCGCGGCCGTCGACCTCCTCGGCAAGGGCGGACAGCACGTCGTGTACGGCTGGTCCGGCCAGGGCCTGCGCGACGGCGAGCCGCTCACCTTCACCGACGCCGAACGCGCCGAACTCGCCGAACGCGGCATCACCTCCGAGCCCGTCCTCGGACCGGTCATGCTGCGGAAGGCCGGCGGAGACGTCCGCACCCTGGAACTCCGCGCCCTCGACGAAGCCGCCACCGGCCGCCTGCGCCCCGCCGTGCAGCGCTTCCCGCTCGCCGACGCCGCCGCCGCGCACCGCGCCCTGGAGACCCGGGCGACCATGGGCAAGGTGGTCCTCGTCCCCGGCCTCGTGCCCGGCCTCGTGCCGTGA
- a CDS encoding Uma2 family endonuclease, whose translation MALPVPEHEPHASEYEQQYPGMPVEEAFETLNAAAPRGWRVELIEGEIHVTPPANGEQEEIVSEVTGQARDHRKDLGRYTGIGLFLPDASVSGRVQPDVVLAPKGSFADDAEYHDASAVLLVAEVTSRSTAGNDRVKKIRGYARAGIPVYLLIDRETEQVVVCTEPSGEDYDTKAAYKLGEVVPLPEPVGFDLDTGAF comes from the coding sequence GTGGCACTACCCGTCCCCGAGCATGAGCCGCACGCGTCCGAGTACGAGCAGCAGTACCCCGGTATGCCCGTGGAGGAAGCCTTCGAGACGTTGAATGCGGCTGCCCCCCGGGGCTGGCGCGTGGAGTTGATCGAAGGGGAGATCCACGTGACGCCTCCTGCCAATGGCGAGCAGGAAGAGATCGTGTCCGAGGTGACCGGACAGGCACGGGACCACCGGAAGGACCTGGGACGCTACACCGGCATCGGGCTCTTCCTGCCCGATGCCTCCGTCAGCGGCCGGGTCCAGCCGGACGTCGTCCTCGCGCCCAAGGGCAGCTTCGCCGACGACGCTGAGTACCACGACGCCTCCGCCGTCCTGCTCGTCGCCGAGGTCACCTCCCGCTCCACCGCCGGCAACGACCGCGTGAAGAAGATCCGCGGGTACGCGCGCGCCGGTATCCCCGTCTACCTGCTCATCGACCGGGAGACCGAGCAGGTGGTGGTGTGCACCGAGCCGTCCGGCGAGGACTACGACACCAAGGCGGCGTACAAGCTCGGTGAGGTGGTCCCGCTGCCCGAGCCGGTCGGGTTCGACCTCGACACCGGGGCGTTCTGA
- a CDS encoding response regulator, producing the protein MTVRILLCDDHAVVRAGLLALLGSAPGIEVVGEAGSGEEAVAMAAKLRPDVVLMDLQLGPGIDGVEATRRIASPEVRVLVLTTYDTDADVTRAIGAGATGYLLKAERPEELFAAIHAAAAGRPSLSAPVAVRRAAAPALTARELDILGQLARGLGNREIARALFISEATVKTHLGRIYTKLGVDTRAGAVAVAKEQRLLR; encoded by the coding sequence GTGACGGTCCGCATCCTGCTGTGCGACGACCACGCGGTCGTACGCGCCGGGCTTCTGGCGCTCCTCGGCAGCGCGCCCGGCATCGAGGTCGTCGGCGAGGCGGGCAGCGGTGAGGAGGCCGTCGCGATGGCCGCCAAGCTGCGGCCGGACGTCGTCCTGATGGACCTCCAGCTCGGCCCGGGCATCGACGGCGTCGAGGCCACCCGCCGCATCGCCTCCCCCGAGGTCCGCGTCCTGGTCCTGACCACCTACGACACGGACGCCGACGTCACCCGCGCGATCGGCGCCGGGGCCACCGGCTACCTCCTGAAGGCCGAACGCCCGGAGGAGCTGTTCGCCGCGATCCACGCCGCCGCGGCGGGCCGCCCCTCCCTGTCCGCCCCGGTCGCCGTCCGCCGTGCGGCGGCCCCCGCGCTCACCGCCCGCGAGCTCGACATCCTGGGCCAGCTCGCGCGGGGCCTCGGCAACCGCGAGATCGCCCGCGCGCTGTTCATCAGCGAGGCGACCGTCAAGACCCACCTGGGCCGGATCTACACCAAGCTCGGCGTCGACACCCGGGCGGGCGCCGTCGCGGTGGCGAAGGAGCAGCGGCTGCTGCGGTGA
- a CDS encoding sensor histidine kinase translates to MERDPDARWLARVLHAAFFALLGASLARFLLRHPWLDLGPWVVALSAALAVLYVLPVPRRLAWLCTVVAVWMVLVVLAPSFAWCAVPLFYSGLRTLPPRAALVLVALLTVFVVAAQLRLADGVLDPNLLIAPPAVAAIATAVFVHAQRQAERLAATERREGTLAERQRLSMEIHDSLTQGLSSQRMLLQAADRTWDADPAAARRHVRTAASTAERSLAEARRFVHDLAPADLAGGGGLEDALRALAARESANLPVGFRTDGPAVALPDRVGAALLRIAQGALANVTEHAGATSAALTLTYLDDQVVLDIADDGRGFDSRTVAPSGGRGHGLPAIRARAEQLGGTLTVESAPGEGTVLSVSIPLEEPR, encoded by the coding sequence GTGGAGCGGGACCCCGACGCCCGATGGCTCGCCCGGGTGCTGCACGCCGCGTTCTTCGCGCTGCTGGGCGCCTCGCTCGCGAGGTTCCTGCTGCGGCACCCGTGGCTGGACCTGGGCCCCTGGGTGGTGGCGCTGTCGGCGGCCCTGGCGGTGCTGTACGTGCTGCCCGTGCCGCGCCGCCTGGCGTGGCTGTGCACGGTGGTCGCCGTGTGGATGGTGCTGGTGGTGCTGGCGCCGAGCTTCGCGTGGTGCGCGGTGCCGTTGTTCTACAGCGGGCTGCGGACGCTGCCGCCGCGCGCCGCGCTCGTCCTGGTCGCCCTGCTGACGGTGTTCGTGGTGGCCGCCCAGCTCCGGCTCGCCGACGGCGTCCTCGACCCGAACCTGCTGATCGCCCCGCCGGCCGTCGCCGCGATCGCCACGGCCGTGTTCGTGCACGCGCAGCGGCAGGCGGAGCGGCTGGCCGCCACCGAGCGCCGCGAGGGCACCCTCGCCGAGCGGCAGCGCCTGTCGATGGAGATCCACGACAGCCTCACCCAGGGCCTGTCCAGCCAGCGCATGCTGCTCCAGGCCGCCGACCGCACCTGGGACGCCGACCCGGCGGCCGCCCGCCGCCACGTCCGTACGGCGGCGTCGACCGCCGAGCGCAGCCTGGCCGAGGCCCGCCGGTTCGTGCACGACCTGGCGCCCGCCGACCTCGCCGGGGGCGGCGGCCTGGAGGACGCGCTGCGCGCGCTGGCCGCCCGTGAGTCGGCGAACCTCCCGGTCGGCTTCCGGACCGACGGCCCCGCGGTGGCCCTGCCGGACCGGGTGGGCGCGGCGCTGCTGCGGATCGCCCAGGGCGCCCTCGCCAACGTGACCGAGCACGCCGGCGCCACGTCCGCCGCGCTGACCCTGACGTACCTGGACGACCAGGTGGTCCTCGACATCGCCGACGACGGGCGCGGCTTCGACTCCCGCACCGTGGCGCCCTCCGGCGGCCGGGGCCACGGCCTGCCCGCGATCCGGGCCCGCGCCGAGCAGCTCGGCGGCACCCTGACCGTCGAGTCCGCACCCGGCGAGGGCACCGTCCTGTCCGTGTCGATCCCCCTGGAGGAGCCCCGGTGA
- a CDS encoding GlcG/HbpS family heme-binding protein translates to MTKHPKKKTSLRTRLLTGTVAAAALGAGTFGAVSATAAEPAPTQTPAAATAQPRDLTQSTHLTIDAATRAAQAALDAAERENQRVTVAVVDRNGNTVVTLRGDGAGPQSYESAERKAYTAVSWDAPTSELAKRLESAPNLKDIPGTLFLAGGAPVTAKGAPIAGIGVAGAPSGALDEKFAQAGVAALSR, encoded by the coding sequence ATGACGAAGCACCCGAAGAAGAAGACGTCGCTGCGCACCCGCCTGCTGACCGGCACCGTCGCCGCCGCCGCGCTCGGCGCCGGGACGTTCGGCGCCGTGTCCGCGACCGCCGCCGAACCGGCCCCTACGCAGACGCCCGCCGCGGCCACCGCCCAGCCCCGCGACCTGACGCAGTCCACGCACCTGACGATCGACGCCGCCACCCGGGCCGCGCAGGCCGCCCTGGACGCCGCCGAGCGCGAGAACCAGCGCGTCACCGTCGCCGTCGTCGACCGCAACGGCAACACGGTCGTCACCCTCCGCGGCGACGGCGCCGGACCCCAGTCGTACGAGTCGGCCGAGCGCAAGGCGTACACCGCCGTCTCCTGGGACGCCCCCACGTCCGAGCTGGCCAAGCGCCTGGAGTCGGCGCCGAACCTCAAGGACATCCCCGGCACCCTGTTCCTCGCGGGCGGCGCGCCCGTCACCGCCAAGGGCGCGCCGATAGCCGGGATCGGCGTGGCCGGTGCGCCCAGCGGCGCCCTCGACGAGAAGTTCGCCCAGGCGGGCGTGGCCGCGCTCAGCCGCTGA